The following are encoded together in the Bacteroidota bacterium genome:
- the rpsC gene encoding 30S ribosomal protein S3, which translates to MGQKVNPIGFRLGIIKGWDSNWYGGKTAADKLFEDDKIRRYLNARITKGGIAKIVIERTLKRIIITIHTSRPGIVIGKGGSEVDKIKEEIKKLTKKDVQINILEIKRPELDAALVGENIAGQIEARVSYKRAIKTAIASTMRMGGAGIKIMISGRLNGAEMARTEVYKEGRTPLHTLRSDIDYALSEALTVYGKIGIKVWICRGEVYGKRDLSPNFVSNQDRAPKGDRGGDRRDNRGGDRRDNRGGDRRDNRGGGDRRGGGQGGNNRGGGNNRGGGRR; encoded by the coding sequence ATGGGACAGAAAGTAAATCCGATAGGTTTTAGGTTAGGTATAATCAAAGGTTGGGATTCTAACTGGTATGGTGGAAAAACAGCCGCTGATAAACTATTTGAGGATGATAAAATCCGCCGCTACCTAAATGCCCGTATTACAAAAGGTGGTATAGCTAAGATAGTTATCGAGCGCACTCTTAAGAGAATCATCATTACTATTCACACTTCAAGGCCCGGTATCGTTATCGGTAAAGGTGGCAGCGAGGTTGATAAGATTAAAGAAGAAATCAAGAAACTTACCAAAAAGGATGTTCAAATCAACATTCTTGAAATCAAACGTCCAGAACTGGATGCTGCTTTGGTAGGTGAAAATATTGCCGGACAAATTGAAGCCCGTGTTTCATACAAACGTGCAATTAAAACTGCTATCGCATCAACTATGCGTATGGGCGGTGCCGGTATCAAAATTATGATATCAGGTCGTTTGAACGGAGCTGAGATGGCACGTACAGAAGTTTACAAAGAAGGTCGTACTCCTTTGCACACACTTCGCTCTGATATTGATTATGCTTTAAGCGAGGCACTTACCGTATACGGTAAAATTGGTATCAAAGTATGGATTTGCCGTGGCGAAGTTTACGGTAAACGTGACCTTTCTCCCAACTTTGTTAGCAACCAAGATCGTGCACCTAAAGGTGATCGTGGTGGCGACCGTCGCGATAATCGCGGAGGCGACCGTCGTGACAACCGTGGTGGAGATCGCCGCGATAACCGTGGCGGTGGTGATCGCCGTGGCGGTGGCCAAGGTGGAAACAACCGTGGTGGTGGAAACAACCGTGGAGGCGGAAGGCGATAG
- the rplP gene encoding 50S ribosomal protein L16, protein MLQPKRTKFRKQQKGRVKGIAQRGHTIAFGTFALKTMEPSWITARQIEAARIALTRFMKREGKVWIRIFPDKPVTKKPAEVRMGKGKGAPEYWVAIVKPGTIIFEAEGVPVDVAQEAMRLAGQKLPVATKFVVKHDYTAE, encoded by the coding sequence ATGTTACAGCCAAAACGTACAAAATTCAGAAAACAACAAAAAGGCAGGGTAAAAGGTATAGCCCAACGCGGACATACCATTGCTTTTGGCACATTTGCCCTTAAAACAATGGAGCCTTCTTGGATAACTGCACGCCAAATTGAGGCTGCCCGTATTGCCCTTACACGTTTTATGAAACGTGAAGGTAAAGTTTGGATACGCATATTCCCCGATAAACCCGTAACTAAGAAACCTGCTGAGGTTCGTATGGGTAAAGGTAAGGGTGCTCCAGAATATTGGGTAGCAATTGTTAAACCGGGTACCATTATATTTGAAGCCGAAGGTGTACCAGTAGATGTAGCTCAAGAAGCTATGCGTCTTGCCGGACAGAAACTGCCTGTGGCTACTAAATTTGTGGTTAAACACGATTATACCGCTGAATAA
- a CDS encoding 50S ribosomal protein L29, with translation MKNTEIRQLSTVDLVEKLREERALLQKMQFSHAVSPVENPMKLKASRKLIARYLTELSKRNKEQQAQ, from the coding sequence ATGAAAAATACAGAGATAAGGCAGCTTTCAACCGTTGACTTGGTTGAAAAACTTAGGGAAGAGAGGGCATTGTTGCAAAAGATGCAATTTAGCCATGCGGTATCGCCCGTAGAAAACCCTATGAAATTAAAAGCTTCTCGCAAACTTATTGCCCGCTATCTTACAGAGCTTAGCAAAAGGAATAAGGAGCAGCAGGCACAATAA
- the rpsQ gene encoding 30S ribosomal protein S17, with amino-acid sequence MENNTIERNMRKEIVGKVASSKMDKSIVVTVERRMKHKKYHKFVKKTFKFYAHDEKNECQVNDIVRLMETRPLSKTKRWRLVEIVEKAK; translated from the coding sequence ATGGAAAACAATACCATAGAGCGCAATATGCGCAAAGAGATTGTGGGTAAAGTAGCCAGCAGCAAGATGGATAAATCTATCGTGGTTACCGTAGAGCGTAGGATGAAACACAAAAAATACCACAAGTTTGTGAAGAAAACCTTTAAGTTTTATGCCCATGATGAGAAAAACGAATGTCAAGTTAATGACATCGTTCGCCTGATGGAAACCAGGCCGTTGAGCAAAACCAAACGCTGGCGTTTGGTTGAAATTGTAGAAAAAGCTAAGTAA
- the rplN gene encoding 50S ribosomal protein L14, with the protein MIQQESRLKVADNSGAKEVLCIRVLGGTKKRYASVGDKIVVSVKDAMPSGGVKKGAVSRAVVVRTRKEVRRPDGSYIRFDDNSCVLLNSQDEPRATRIFGPVARELRDKQFMKIVSLAPEVL; encoded by the coding sequence ATGATACAGCAGGAATCAAGACTTAAAGTGGCTGATAACAGCGGAGCGAAAGAAGTGCTGTGCATCAGGGTATTGGGCGGAACTAAGAAACGTTATGCCAGTGTTGGCGATAAAATCGTAGTTTCGGTTAAAGACGCAATGCCCTCTGGCGGTGTTAAAAAAGGTGCCGTTTCTCGCGCAGTTGTTGTTCGTACACGCAAAGAAGTTCGCAGGCCAGATGGTTCATACATCAGGTTTGATGATAACTCATGTGTGTTGCTAAACTCGCAGGATGAGCCACGCGCTACACGTATATTTGGACCCGTTGCTCGTGAGCTAAGGGACAAACAATTTATGAAAATAGTATCGTTAGCACCGGAGGTATTATAA
- a CDS encoding 50S ribosomal protein L24, producing MERKSNKQQKLHVKKGDTVKVLAGDEKGKKGRVIRVLPATQRAVVEGVNIVTKHQKSRAANQPGTILKEEAPIHISNLMIVDEKGNATRVGRRAGEDGKLVRFSKKSGEEIKDNN from the coding sequence ATGGAACGTAAATCAAACAAACAGCAAAAGCTGCACGTAAAAAAAGGCGATACTGTAAAAGTACTTGCCGGTGATGAAAAAGGTAAAAAAGGCCGCGTTATTCGCGTATTGCCTGCTACCCAACGTGCCGTAGTAGAAGGTGTTAACATTGTTACTAAACACCAAAAATCAAGGGCTGCTAACCAACCCGGTACTATTTTGAAGGAGGAAGCTCCGATCCACATCAGCAATTTAATGATTGTTGATGAGAAAGGAAATGCTACCCGTGTTGGCAGACGCGCCGGTGAAGACGGAAAACTGGTAAGGTTTTCTAAAAAATCAGGCGAAGAAATTAAAGACAATAATTAA
- the rplE gene encoding 50S ribosomal protein L5, with amino-acid sequence MYNPRLKEHYDSKVRPALTEKFGYKNVMEVPKLLKICINQGVGAAVADKKLVDSAVAEMTLIAGQKAVPTKSKKAISNFKLRENMPIGARVTLRREQMYEFLDRLISTALPRVRDFGGLAVKGFDGRGNYTLGITEQIIFPEINIDKTNRINGMDITFVTNAKTDVECLELLKQFGFPFKNAE; translated from the coding sequence ATGTATAACCCACGTTTAAAAGAGCATTACGATAGCAAAGTAAGGCCTGCCCTAACTGAGAAGTTTGGGTACAAAAACGTAATGGAAGTTCCCAAACTGCTTAAGATTTGTATTAATCAGGGTGTGGGTGCTGCCGTTGCTGATAAAAAGCTGGTTGATTCAGCCGTTGCTGAAATGACTTTGATAGCCGGCCAAAAAGCCGTTCCTACAAAATCAAAGAAAGCGATTTCTAACTTCAAACTTCGTGAGAATATGCCTATTGGTGCAAGGGTAACCCTACGCCGTGAGCAGATGTACGAATTTTTGGATAGGTTGATTTCTACTGCATTACCTCGTGTACGTGATTTCGGCGGTCTAGCTGTTAAAGGCTTCGACGGTCGTGGTAACTATACTTTGGGTATCACCGAACAAATTATCTTCCCTGAGATAAATATTGACAAAACCAACCGTATTAATGGTATGGACATTACTTTTGTAACAAATGCAAAAACTGATGTTGAATGCCTTGAACTGTTGAAACAATTCGGTTTTCCATTTAAAAACGCTGAGTAA
- the rpsN gene encoding 30S ribosomal protein S14 codes for MAKESIKARQRKRERLVATYADKRKALKEAGDYEGLQKLPRNSAPVRLRNRCNITGKPRGYVRMFGICRNQFREMALKGMIPGVTKASW; via the coding sequence ATGGCTAAAGAATCAATAAAAGCAAGACAACGCAAACGCGAACGTTTGGTAGCTACTTACGCCGATAAGCGTAAAGCACTTAAAGAAGCCGGAGATTACGAAGGTCTTCAAAAATTACCCCGTAACTCTGCTCCGGTTCGTTTGCGCAACCGTTGCAATATCACTGGCAAGCCCCGTGGTTATGTAAGGATGTTCGGCATTTGCCGTAACCAATTCCGCGAAATGGCCCTTAAGGGCATGATTCCGGGTGTTACCAAAGCAAGTTGGTAA
- the rpsH gene encoding 30S ribosomal protein S8: protein MTDPISDYLTRLRNAIKANHRIVEIPSSKLKKEITRVLYEKGYILNYKFEDGQIPGVIKIALKYNPVSKAPAIRSLRRISKPGLRQYAKSDALPRVINGLGIAIISTSKGVMTDKEARLNNVGGEVICYVY, encoded by the coding sequence ATGACTGATCCAATTTCAGATTACCTCACCAGGTTGAGGAATGCGATAAAAGCAAACCATCGCATTGTAGAGATACCCTCTTCAAAACTAAAAAAAGAGATTACAAGGGTACTTTACGAAAAAGGTTACATCTTAAACTACAAGTTTGAAGATGGCCAAATTCCAGGCGTTATCAAAATCGCCCTAAAATACAACCCAGTATCTAAAGCTCCGGCTATCCGCTCTTTGCGCAGGATTAGCAAACCCGGTTTAAGGCAGTATGCAAAATCAGATGCTTTGCCAAGGGTTATCAATGGCTTGGGTATAGCTATAATTTCAACTTCTAAAGGTGTAATGACCGATAAAGAAGCACGCCTTAACAATGTGGGCGGCGAGGTAATTTGTTATGTGTACTAA
- a CDS encoding 50S ribosomal protein L6 — MSRIGKSPVKLPQGVEVKVSDKNEISVKGPMGTLTQKVDPDITVSVEDGQVVLTRPTEQKRHKAMHGLYRSLINNMVIGVSKGYETKQELVGVGYKASNEGQILSLSLGYSHEIYLQIPDEVKIATETVKGKNPTVTLKSADKQLIGHIAAKIRSLRKPEPYKGKGIKFEGEVLRRKAGKSAGKK; from the coding sequence ATGTCACGTATAGGAAAATCACCCGTCAAACTTCCACAAGGTGTTGAAGTTAAAGTTAGCGACAAAAACGAAATTTCTGTAAAAGGTCCTATGGGTACTCTAACCCAAAAAGTTGACCCAGATATAACTGTTAGTGTAGAAGATGGTCAGGTAGTTCTTACCCGCCCCACCGAACAAAAACGCCACAAAGCAATGCACGGTTTGTACCGTTCTTTGATTAATAACATGGTGATTGGTGTGAGCAAAGGCTACGAAACAAAACAAGAACTAGTGGGTGTGGGTTACAAAGCCTCTAACGAAGGCCAAATACTTTCACTATCACTTGGATATTCGCACGAGATTTACTTGCAAATACCCGATGAGGTGAAAATAGCCACAGAAACTGTAAAAGGTAAAAACCCAACAGTTACTTTAAAATCTGCCGATAAGCAACTTATCGGGCATATTGCTGCCAAAATCCGCAGCTTGCGTAAACCAGAACCATACAAAGGTAAAGGTATCAAGTTTGAAGGTGAAGTTTTGAGGCGTAAAGCTGGTAAGTCGGCAGGTAAAAAATAA
- a CDS encoding 50S ribosomal protein L18 has protein sequence MATNKQARRLKIKTSIRSRVEGTAERPRLSVFRSNSQIYAQLINDVEGNTIVAASSRIDAVNNAKITKVEKAFMVGKELADKAKQAGITKVVFDRNGYLYHGRVKSLADGAREGGLEF, from the coding sequence ATGGCAACTAATAAACAAGCGCGCCGCTTAAAAATAAAAACAAGCATACGCAGCAGGGTTGAGGGAACCGCTGAACGCCCAAGGCTTTCAGTATTCCGTAGCAACAGCCAGATATATGCACAGTTGATAAACGATGTTGAAGGTAACACGATTGTTGCAGCTTCATCTCGTATTGATGCGGTAAACAACGCAAAAATAACAAAGGTTGAAAAAGCCTTTATGGTAGGCAAAGAGTTGGCTGATAAAGCTAAACAAGCCGGAATAACTAAAGTAGTATTTGACAGGAACGGATACCTGTATCACGGCCGCGTGAAGAGCTTGGCTGATGGTGCTAGGGAAGGGGGGCTTGAATTTTAA
- a CDS encoding 30S ribosomal protein S5 → MVKATVKKVRQSDLELKEKVVAINRVAKVTKGGRTFSFSAIVVVGDGQGIVGFGLGKAGEVTDAISKGVEDAKKNLIKVPIINGTVPHEQYGKFGGGLVFLKPASHGTGVIAGGAMRAVLESAGITDVLAKSKRSSNPHNVVKATIDALVKMRDPFTVAQHRGLGLKRVFNG, encoded by the coding sequence ATGGTAAAAGCAACAGTAAAAAAAGTACGTCAAAGCGACCTTGAACTTAAAGAAAAGGTTGTAGCTATAAACCGTGTAGCGAAAGTTACCAAAGGTGGCCGCACCTTTAGCTTCTCAGCCATTGTGGTTGTGGGCGACGGACAAGGCATAGTTGGATTTGGCCTTGGTAAAGCTGGCGAGGTAACCGATGCTATCAGCAAAGGTGTTGAAGACGCTAAGAAAAACCTTATTAAAGTGCCTATTATTAATGGTACTGTGCCTCACGAGCAATATGGTAAGTTTGGTGGCGGCCTAGTATTTTTGAAACCTGCTTCACATGGTACTGGTGTAATAGCCGGTGGTGCGATGCGTGCTGTTTTGGAAAGTGCCGGTATTACTGACGTTTTGGCAAAATCAAAACGTTCATCAAACCCCCACAACGTTGTGAAGGCAACTATTGACGCACTTGTGAAAATGCGCGACCCTTTTACCGTGGCGCAACACAGGGGACTTGGTTTGAAACGTGTGTTTAACGGTTAA
- the rpmD gene encoding 50S ribosomal protein L30: MSKIKITQVKSIIDRSERQKKTMQALGLRKMNQTVEHDDTPAILGMVEKVKHLVKVETV, translated from the coding sequence ATGTCAAAAATTAAAATCACACAAGTAAAATCAATCATCGATAGGTCAGAAAGGCAGAAAAAGACTATGCAGGCATTAGGTTTGCGTAAGATGAACCAGACCGTTGAGCACGATGATACCCCAGCCATATTAGGTATGGTTGAGAAAGTGAAACATTTGGTAAAAGTAGAAACAGTTTAA